The Desulfocurvus vexinensis DSM 17965 genome includes a window with the following:
- the hypB gene encoding hydrogenase nickel incorporation protein HypB has product MEVPVVRNILEANDRISAQLRKLFAERKVLVLNLISSPGSGKTSTLERTLTDLAPEFKMAVIEGDLRTDNDARRVAATGAQAVQINTDGACHLDSSMVQVALESIDIDGLDILFVENVGNLVCPAEFEVGEDYKVSLLSVTEGDDKPEKYPLLFAESAVMLLNKTDLLPYVDFDMARAERFARALNKDIAVFPVSCKTREGMGAWYDWLRARVREKKAA; this is encoded by the coding sequence ATGGAAGTTCCCGTCGTCCGCAACATCCTGGAAGCCAACGACCGCATCTCGGCCCAGTTGCGCAAGCTCTTTGCCGAGCGCAAGGTGCTGGTGCTCAACCTCATCAGCTCCCCGGGCTCGGGCAAGACCTCCACCCTGGAGCGCACCCTGACCGACCTGGCCCCGGAGTTCAAGATGGCCGTCATCGAGGGCGACCTGCGCACGGACAACGACGCCCGCCGCGTGGCCGCCACCGGCGCCCAGGCCGTGCAGATCAACACCGACGGCGCCTGCCACCTGGACAGCTCCATGGTCCAGGTCGCCCTGGAGTCCATCGACATCGACGGGCTGGACATCCTGTTCGTGGAGAACGTGGGCAACCTGGTCTGCCCCGCCGAGTTCGAGGTCGGCGAGGACTACAAGGTCAGCCTGCTGTCGGTGACCGAGGGCGACGACAAGCCCGAGAAATACCCCCTACTGTTCGCGGAATCCGCCGTGATGCTGCTGAACAAGACGGACCTGCTGCCCTACGTGGACTTCGACATGGCCCGCGCCGAACGCTTCGCCCGCGCGCTGAACAAGGACATCGCCGTGTTCCCCGTGTCCTGCAAGACCCGCGAGGGCATGGGCGCCTGGTACGACTGGCTGCGCGCCCGCGTGCGGGAGAAGAAGGCCGCCTGA
- a CDS encoding glutaminyl-peptide cyclotransferase — MGPAWRRTLVAGVVLLGLACMAAPARAGAGGAPVLVPRVAATLPHDPGAFTQGLFFTGGRLFETTGLRGASRIMELDPASGRVLRSRALPDAYFGEGATAVGELAVWLTWTSGRAFVLGLDDFAPRGEFSYSGQGWGLTGDGRVLYMSDGSDVLTVRDAQTFAVLGRLEVRDGDAPVELLNELEWADGEILANVWHSARVAAIDPATGRVRRWLDLGPLVPPGLGPEAVANGLAWDAGARRLYATGKLWPVLYVLDLGPAPAP; from the coding sequence GTGGGCCCGGCGTGGCGTCGCACCCTGGTTGCGGGCGTCGTACTGCTGGGCCTGGCGTGCATGGCGGCCCCGGCCCGGGCCGGGGCGGGCGGCGCGCCGGTGCTTGTGCCGCGCGTTGCGGCAACGCTGCCCCACGACCCCGGGGCCTTCACCCAGGGGCTGTTCTTCACTGGGGGGCGGCTGTTCGAGACCACCGGGCTGCGCGGCGCCTCGCGGATCATGGAGCTGGACCCGGCCAGCGGGCGGGTGCTGCGCTCCCGGGCCCTGCCCGACGCGTATTTCGGCGAGGGCGCCACGGCGGTGGGCGAGCTGGCCGTATGGCTGACCTGGACCTCGGGCCGGGCCTTCGTCCTGGGGCTGGACGATTTCGCCCCGCGCGGGGAGTTCAGCTATTCCGGCCAGGGCTGGGGGCTGACGGGCGACGGGCGCGTGCTTTACATGAGCGATGGCTCGGACGTGCTCACCGTGCGCGACGCGCAGACCTTCGCCGTGCTCGGGCGCCTGGAGGTGCGCGACGGGGACGCGCCCGTGGAACTGCTCAACGAGCTGGAATGGGCGGACGGCGAGATCCTGGCCAACGTCTGGCACAGCGCGCGGGTGGCGGCCATCGACCCCGCCACGGGTCGGGTGCGCCGCTGGCTGGACCTGGGCCCCCTGGTGCCCCCCGGGCTGGGCCCCGAGGCCGTGGCCAACGGCCTGGCCTGGGACGCGGGCGCGCGCAGGCTCTACGCCACAGGCAAGCTCTGGCCGGTGCTCTATGTCCTGGACCTTGGCCCGGCTCCGGCCCCCTGA
- a CDS encoding CBS domain-containing protein produces the protein MYVGLKMLTDVVTITPATLVKDADRLMDEHRLWMLMVKQGEHLVGSVSREDVRKALPSNATTLARHELNYLLAKLTVDKIMQREVVRVPPETEIEEAAEIMHRKNLHGLAVVDGQDRLLGYINRNVMLDVLVEEMGLRQGGSRIVIDVEDRTGVIHEVSGIIKDMGVSIIATGTFFHDGRRIVVVRVQTDDPTPIAKRLVEVGYTLVGPDHFKGTWS, from the coding sequence ATGTACGTCGGGCTCAAGATGCTTACGGATGTCGTGACCATCACTCCCGCGACGCTGGTCAAGGACGCCGACAGGCTCATGGACGAGCATCGGCTGTGGATGCTCATGGTCAAGCAGGGCGAGCACCTCGTCGGCTCCGTCAGCCGCGAGGACGTGCGCAAGGCTCTGCCGTCCAACGCCACCACCCTGGCGCGCCACGAGCTGAACTACCTGCTGGCCAAGCTGACGGTGGACAAGATCATGCAGCGCGAGGTGGTCCGCGTGCCTCCGGAAACGGAAATCGAGGAGGCCGCCGAGATCATGCACCGCAAGAACCTGCACGGCCTGGCCGTGGTGGATGGCCAGGACCGCCTGCTGGGCTACATCAACCGCAACGTGATGCTCGACGTGCTGGTGGAGGAGATGGGCCTGCGCCAGGGCGGCTCGCGCATCGTCATCGACGTGGAGGACCGCACCGGCGTCATCCACGAGGTCTCGGGCATCATCAAGGATATGGGGGTGTCCATCATCGCCACGGGCACCTTCTTCCACGACGGGCGGCGCATCGTGGTCGTGCGCGTGCAGACCGACGACCCCACGCCCATCGCCAAGCGTCTGGTGGAAGTCGGCTACACCCTGGTCGGCCCCGACCACTTCAAGGGGACCTGGTCGTGA
- a CDS encoding sigma-54 interaction domain-containing protein: protein MPFPKGLPGEAILDSLADGLFTVDPQWNVTFFNRAAARITGIEPAEALGRKCWEVFRSSLCDGGCALRACIQDGTAVVNRSIFIVRADGERVPVSISAAPLTAADGTLLGGVETFRDLTELHLLRKAMEASYTFEDIVGKSPALERLFAILPQVAASPSTVLLTGESGTGKELFARALHNLSPRKDGPFVAVNCGALPETLLESELFGYKAGAFTDARRDKPGRFAAADGGTLFLDEIGDMPPALQVKLLRVLQDGTYQPLGDTATRRADVRVVAATNQDLERLVAGGRFRSDLYYRLDVARLRLPPLRERSGDIPLLAAHFVRKFNALRGKDIQGVDQRALAALLRHPFPGNVRELENVIEFAFILCPGGLIAPGHLPETLRPAPGAPPAPGPRTMEQAKCLAALAAMERNAGRTMAACRELAVSKDTLRRLLRRASELGLK from the coding sequence ATGCCGTTCCCCAAGGGCCTCCCCGGCGAGGCCATCCTCGACTCGCTGGCCGACGGGCTGTTCACGGTGGACCCGCAGTGGAACGTCACGTTCTTCAACCGGGCCGCCGCGCGCATCACGGGCATCGAGCCCGCCGAGGCCCTGGGGCGCAAGTGCTGGGAGGTCTTCCGCTCCAGCCTGTGCGACGGAGGCTGCGCCCTGCGCGCCTGCATCCAGGACGGCACGGCGGTGGTCAACCGCTCCATCTTCATCGTGCGCGCCGACGGCGAGCGGGTGCCCGTGTCCATCAGCGCCGCGCCCCTCACGGCGGCGGACGGCACCCTGCTCGGCGGGGTGGAGACCTTCCGCGACCTGACCGAGCTGCACCTGCTGCGCAAGGCCATGGAGGCCTCCTACACCTTCGAGGACATCGTGGGCAAAAGCCCGGCCCTGGAGCGGTTGTTCGCCATCCTGCCCCAGGTGGCGGCCAGCCCGTCCACGGTGCTGCTCACGGGCGAGTCGGGCACGGGCAAGGAGCTGTTCGCCCGCGCCCTGCACAACCTCTCGCCGCGCAAGGACGGGCCTTTCGTGGCCGTGAACTGCGGGGCCCTGCCCGAAACCCTGCTGGAATCCGAACTCTTCGGCTACAAGGCCGGGGCCTTCACCGACGCCCGGCGCGACAAGCCGGGCCGCTTCGCCGCCGCCGACGGGGGCACCCTGTTCCTGGACGAGATCGGCGACATGCCCCCGGCCTTGCAGGTCAAGCTGCTGCGCGTGCTCCAGGACGGCACCTACCAGCCCCTGGGCGACACGGCCACCCGCCGGGCCGACGTGCGCGTGGTCGCCGCCACCAACCAGGACCTGGAGCGGCTGGTGGCCGGGGGGCGCTTCCGCAGCGACCTCTACTACCGCCTGGACGTGGCCCGGCTGCGCCTGCCGCCGCTGCGCGAGCGCAGCGGCGACATCCCCCTGCTGGCCGCCCATTTCGTGCGCAAGTTCAACGCCCTGCGCGGCAAGGACATCCAGGGCGTGGACCAGCGGGCCCTGGCCGCGCTGCTGCGCCACCCCTTCCCGGGCAACGTGCGCGAGCTGGAGAACGTCATCGAGTTCGCCTTCATCCTCTGCCCGGGCGGGCTCATCGCGCCCGGGCACCTGCCCGAGACCCTGCGCCCCGCCCCCGGGGCGCCGCCCGCCCCCGGCCCCAGGACCATGGAACAGGCCAAATGCCTGGCCGCCCTGGCGGCCATGGAACGCAACGCGGGCCGGACCATGGCCGCCTGCCGCGAGCTGGCCGTCTCCAAGGACACCCTGCGCCGCCTGCTGCGCCGGGCCAGTGAGTTGGGCTTGAAATAA
- a CDS encoding RNA recognition motif domain-containing protein, protein MPKSIYVGNLPWSATEEELRDLFGQFGGVTSVKLVSDRDTGRPRGFAFVEMEDADAAKAIEALEGTEFGGRTLRVNEAKPRAPRAPRRW, encoded by the coding sequence ATGCCCAAGTCCATCTATGTCGGCAATCTGCCCTGGAGTGCCACCGAAGAGGAACTCCGCGACCTGTTCGGCCAGTTCGGCGGGGTCACCTCCGTCAAGCTCGTCTCCGACCGCGACACCGGACGCCCGCGCGGCTTCGCTTTCGTGGAAATGGAAGACGCCGATGCCGCCAAGGCCATCGAGGCCCTGGAAGGCACCGAATTCGGCGGGCGCACCCTGCGGGTGAACGAGGCCAAGCCTCGCGCGCCCCGCGCGCCCCGCCGGTGGTAG
- a CDS encoding Mrp/NBP35 family ATP-binding protein — MSDACAGCSSAGSGCTPETCGTNPQDEKIKKTLGRIRNKLVVMSGKGGVGKSTVAANIAVALALAGKQVGLLDVDVHGPSVPRLLSLAGTQPHIERDYIEPVAYNNNLWVMSLGFLLPSPKDAVIWRGPVKTGLIRQFISDVAWGDLDYLILDCPPGTGDEPLSALQEIGPEAQAIIVTTPQGVAVDDVRRSVTFCEQVGNKVFGLVENMSGYACPKCGHVENIFSTGGGEALARETGVRFLGRIPLDPEVARSGDEGYPIAKLGQDNATARALGEIIKPILALAN, encoded by the coding sequence ATGAGCGACGCATGCGCAGGCTGCTCCTCCGCCGGAAGCGGCTGCACACCCGAAACCTGCGGCACCAACCCGCAGGACGAAAAGATCAAGAAAACCCTGGGCCGCATCCGCAACAAGCTGGTGGTCATGTCCGGCAAGGGCGGCGTGGGCAAGTCCACCGTGGCGGCCAACATCGCCGTGGCCCTGGCCCTGGCAGGCAAGCAGGTCGGCCTGCTGGACGTGGACGTGCACGGCCCGAGCGTGCCGCGCCTGCTCTCCCTGGCGGGCACCCAGCCGCACATCGAGCGCGACTACATCGAGCCCGTGGCCTACAACAACAACCTGTGGGTCATGTCCCTGGGCTTTTTGCTGCCCAGCCCCAAGGACGCCGTGATCTGGCGCGGCCCGGTGAAGACCGGCCTCATCCGCCAGTTCATCTCCGACGTGGCCTGGGGCGACCTGGACTACCTGATCCTGGACTGCCCTCCCGGCACGGGCGACGAACCCCTCTCGGCCCTGCAGGAGATCGGCCCCGAGGCCCAGGCCATCATCGTCACCACGCCCCAGGGCGTGGCCGTTGACGATGTGCGCCGCTCGGTGACCTTCTGCGAGCAGGTGGGCAACAAGGTCTTCGGACTGGTGGAGAACATGAGCGGCTACGCCTGCCCCAAGTGCGGGCATGTGGAGAACATCTTCAGCACCGGCGGCGGCGAGGCCCTGGCCCGGGAGACGGGCGTGCGCTTCCTGGGCCGCATCCCCCTGGACCCCGAGGTCGCCCGCTCCGGCGACGAGGGCTACCCCATCGCCAAGCTCGGGCAGGACAACGCCACCGCCCGCGCCCTGGGCGAGATCATCAAGCCCATCCTGGCCCTGGCCAACTAG
- a CDS encoding NifB/NifX family molybdenum-iron cluster-binding protein, translated as MIVCLACYEDRLASLFENTASFRLFDVTPDRAEPLGELDVPVGDALALGAAMAAKGADTLVCGGISGASRRLLAQHGIAVQPWISGTLDEVLDAVGRDALASLAMPGARCAGTGPGQGRGLGGGQGLGRGMGGGGRGMGGGGRGMGGGGGQGLGRGMGGGAGRGLGPGGGAGRPMGAGAGRGTGGGGRGNGPAMAQGPATVPGLGLGPCGLGLRRGPAGRGAIPAQGPLAGRGSGRGLGPCGLGLRRGGGGRRGR; from the coding sequence ATGATCGTCTGTCTGGCATGCTACGAGGACCGGCTGGCGTCGCTGTTCGAGAACACGGCGTCCTTCCGGCTGTTCGACGTGACTCCCGACCGGGCCGAACCCCTGGGCGAGCTTGACGTTCCCGTGGGCGACGCCCTGGCCCTGGGCGCGGCCATGGCCGCCAAGGGCGCGGACACCCTGGTCTGCGGCGGCATTTCCGGCGCCTCGCGGCGCCTGCTGGCCCAACACGGCATCGCCGTGCAGCCCTGGATCAGCGGCACGCTGGACGAGGTGCTCGACGCCGTGGGCCGCGACGCCCTGGCCAGCCTGGCCATGCCCGGCGCCCGCTGCGCCGGGACCGGCCCGGGCCAGGGCCGGGGCCTGGGCGGCGGCCAGGGCCTGGGCCGGGGCATGGGTGGCGGTGGCCGCGGCATGGGTGGCGGTGGCCGCGGCATGGGCGGCGGCGGCGGCCAGGGCCTGGGGCGCGGCATGGGCGGCGGCGCAGGCCGGGGCCTGGGCCCGGGCGGCGGCGCCGGGCGTCCCATGGGCGCTGGCGCAGGCCGGGGCACGGGCGGCGGCGGGCGCGGCAACGGCCCGGCCATGGCCCAGGGCCCGGCCACGGTGCCCGGCCTGGGCCTGGGTCCCTGCGGCCTTGGCCTGCGGCGCGGCCCGGCAGGGCGCGGAGCCATCCCGGCCCAGGGCCCCCTGGCGGGCCGGGGCTCCGGGCGGGGCCTGGGCCCTTGCGGCCTTGGCCTGCGGCGCGGCGGCGGAGGACGCCGGGGCCGCTGA
- a CDS encoding peptidylprolyl isomerase, protein MSNPMVLIETSKGDILVELFEDKAPKTVANFLQYVDAEHYAGTIFHRVIENFMIQGGGMTGMMKEKATRAPIENEANNGLKNERGTLAMARTMDPHSATAQFFINTVDNAFLDHSAPTEQGWGYCVFGKVVEGLDTVDKIRKVRTKSVGGHQDVPGDPVYINSASRFE, encoded by the coding sequence ATGTCCAACCCCATGGTCCTCATCGAGACCTCCAAGGGCGACATCCTCGTCGAACTCTTCGAGGACAAGGCCCCCAAGACCGTCGCCAACTTCCTGCAATACGTGGACGCCGAGCACTACGCGGGCACCATCTTCCACCGCGTCATCGAGAACTTCATGATCCAGGGCGGCGGCATGACCGGGATGATGAAGGAAAAGGCCACCCGCGCGCCCATCGAGAACGAGGCCAACAACGGCCTGAAGAACGAGCGCGGCACCCTGGCCATGGCCCGCACCATGGACCCGCATTCCGCCACCGCCCAGTTCTTCATCAACACCGTGGACAACGCCTTCCTCGACCACAGCGCCCCCACCGAGCAGGGCTGGGGCTACTGCGTCTTCGGCAAGGTCGTCGAAGGCCTGGACACCGTGGACAAGATCCGCAAGGTGCGCACCAAATCCGTCGGCGGCCACCAGGACGTCCCCGGCGACCCCGTCTACATCAACTCCGCCTCGCGTTTCGAGTAG
- a CDS encoding ABC transporter ATP-binding protein, with amino-acid sequence MSAAAAPPAEDRVAQAAPLLEVRDVTLTFRGLAALLGVGFTVPEGAIVSLIGPNGAGKTSMLNCISGRYRPDQGAISLGGVPLLGMKTHQRTAHGLSRTFQNIALFRGLSVLDNLMVGRHGRLGYGLLAAMLYCGKARRAEDAHRRRVEEVIDFLGLSPYRHQVAGRLPYGVQKRVELGRALAAEPRLILLDEPMAGMNLEETEEMARYILDINEEWGATVLLVEHDMGVVMDLSDRVVVLDFGQVLASGTPAEVSANPDVVAAYLGSDAAYAGR; translated from the coding sequence GTGAGCGCCGCCGCGGCCCCCCCCGCCGAGGACCGCGTGGCCCAGGCCGCGCCGCTGCTCGAAGTCCGCGACGTGACCCTGACCTTCCGGGGCCTGGCCGCGCTGCTGGGCGTGGGCTTCACCGTGCCCGAGGGCGCCATCGTCTCGCTCATCGGCCCCAACGGCGCGGGCAAGACGAGCATGCTCAACTGCATCAGCGGACGCTACCGGCCCGACCAGGGCGCCATTAGCCTGGGCGGGGTGCCCCTGCTGGGCATGAAGACCCACCAGCGCACGGCTCACGGCCTGTCGCGCACCTTCCAGAACATCGCGCTGTTCCGGGGCCTGTCGGTGCTGGACAACCTGATGGTCGGGCGCCACGGGCGCCTGGGCTACGGGCTGCTGGCCGCCATGCTCTACTGCGGCAAGGCCCGCCGCGCCGAGGACGCCCACCGCCGCCGCGTGGAGGAGGTCATCGACTTCCTGGGCCTGTCGCCCTACCGCCACCAGGTGGCCGGGCGGCTGCCCTACGGCGTGCAGAAGCGCGTGGAGCTGGGCCGGGCCCTGGCCGCCGAGCCCCGGCTGATCCTGCTCGACGAACCCATGGCGGGCATGAACCTGGAAGAGACCGAGGAAATGGCCCGCTACATCCTGGATATCAACGAGGAATGGGGCGCCACGGTGCTGCTTGTGGAGCACGACATGGGCGTGGTCATGGACCTCTCCGACCGGGTGGTGGTGCTGGATTTCGGCCAGGTGCTGGCCAGCGGCACGCCCGCCGAGGTCTCCGCCAACCCCGACGTGGTGGCCGCCTATCTGGGCAGCGACGCCGCCTATGCCGGGCGCTAG
- a CDS encoding FlgO family outer membrane protein, with protein MNRQPRAARALVAVLALALALCAALAGCMSFGMSDPEKPKGYRQPLSASWEGDAFIAENHTAADGLVENLENRLPDEARIMCATFVSLDDFDKTSGFGRLAAAQFASRLAQAGFSVIEFRLRSEMGVRVGEGEFLLSRQTAQFMRESYDAHAVLVGSYVVDRSAVFVSGQVVRLDTGVVVAAYDYAVPNRGLVARLLRGEEPGPDFENFLRRRAVAELASPEVIKAAKGAPAAAPAKAKAAPAADATAPIRLFPPTRVQ; from the coding sequence ATGAATAGGCAGCCCCGCGCAGCGCGCGCCCTGGTGGCGGTCCTGGCCCTGGCCCTGGCCCTGTGCGCCGCCCTGGCCGGATGCATGAGTTTTGGCATGTCCGACCCCGAAAAGCCCAAGGGCTACCGCCAGCCCCTGAGCGCGTCCTGGGAGGGCGACGCCTTCATCGCCGAGAACCACACCGCCGCCGACGGGCTGGTGGAGAACCTGGAAAACCGCCTGCCCGACGAGGCGCGCATCATGTGCGCGACCTTCGTCAGCCTGGACGACTTCGACAAGACCTCGGGCTTCGGACGGCTGGCCGCGGCGCAGTTCGCCTCGCGGCTGGCCCAGGCCGGGTTCTCGGTCATCGAGTTCCGCCTGCGCAGCGAGATGGGCGTGCGCGTGGGCGAGGGCGAGTTCCTGCTTTCGCGCCAGACCGCCCAGTTCATGCGCGAGAGCTACGACGCCCACGCCGTGCTCGTGGGCAGCTATGTGGTGGACCGCTCGGCGGTCTTCGTCTCCGGCCAGGTGGTGCGCCTGGACACGGGGGTGGTGGTGGCGGCCTACGACTACGCCGTGCCCAACCGGGGGCTGGTGGCCCGGCTTTTGCGCGGCGAGGAGCCCGGGCCGGACTTCGAGAACTTCCTGCGCAGGCGGGCGGTGGCCGAGCTGGCCTCGCCCGAGGTCATCAAGGCCGCCAAGGGCGCCCCGGCGGCGGCCCCGGCCAAGGCCAAGGCCGCCCCGGCTGCGGACGCCACCGCGCCCATCCGGCTGTTCCCGCCCACGCGGGTGCAGTAG
- a CDS encoding hydrogenase maturation nickel metallochaperone HypA, producing the protein MHEMSIAQSLVAIIKEEMEKHGLTRLHAVRVCHGRLAALVPDALAFAFEACTLGTPMQGVRLELAEIPIVLRCSQCAQEFSPEQGDLFMPCPACGEGLGHEVLQGKELYLDNIEAE; encoded by the coding sequence ATGCACGAAATGTCCATCGCCCAAAGCCTTGTGGCCATCATCAAGGAAGAAATGGAGAAGCACGGGCTGACCCGGCTGCACGCCGTGCGCGTATGCCACGGCCGCCTGGCCGCCCTGGTGCCCGACGCCCTGGCCTTCGCCTTCGAGGCCTGCACCCTGGGCACGCCCATGCAGGGCGTGCGCCTCGAACTGGCCGAGATCCCCATCGTGCTGCGCTGCTCGCAGTGCGCGCAGGAGTTCTCGCCCGAACAGGGCGACCTGTTCATGCCCTGCCCCGCCTGCGGCGAGGGCCTGGGGCACGAGGTGCTCCAGGGCAAGGAGCTGTACCTGGACAACATCGAGGCCGAATAG
- a CDS encoding glycosyltransferase, translated as MKHLCWIGHPYFSAGLAAHGWAVTLLERRSPGFVTWDEVVAACGRAPDAVAMGDASLPPVLFGVERWPCLTVMHFVDTHIHSWHPLYSRAFDLCSVSLRDHLPRFAALRSDPGRVLWLPPWAPDHTGPRPGPRQWDLLFAGTVDPATTPGRHAFLRELGARCPGLHVARGDFGELFPQARVVLNYCERGDLNFRVFEALGSGACLLTPEVGHGQDMLFTPGRDLFTYPPGDMDALLATARALLADPGARERAGASGLARIDAAHRAAHRAREFSAWLTRHGAPALVAARQASASALLRSVLRVLYLHFAETTPEPALRAGFLAMASGAPAPPRG; from the coding sequence ATGAAACATCTGTGCTGGATCGGCCACCCCTACTTCAGCGCCGGGCTCGCCGCCCACGGCTGGGCCGTCACGCTCCTGGAGCGCCGCAGCCCCGGCTTCGTGACCTGGGACGAGGTCGTGGCCGCCTGCGGGCGCGCGCCCGACGCCGTGGCCATGGGCGACGCCAGCCTGCCGCCCGTGCTTTTCGGCGTGGAGCGCTGGCCCTGCCTCACGGTCATGCATTTCGTGGACACGCACATCCACTCCTGGCACCCGCTCTACTCCCGGGCCTTCGACCTGTGCTCCGTGAGCCTGCGCGACCACCTGCCCCGCTTCGCCGCCCTGCGCAGCGACCCCGGGCGCGTGCTCTGGCTGCCGCCCTGGGCGCCGGACCACACCGGCCCGCGCCCCGGGCCCCGGCAGTGGGATCTGCTCTTCGCCGGAACCGTGGACCCCGCCACCACCCCCGGGCGCCACGCCTTCCTGCGCGAGCTCGGCGCGCGCTGCCCGGGGCTGCACGTCGCCCGGGGCGACTTCGGCGAATTGTTCCCCCAGGCGCGCGTGGTGCTCAACTACTGCGAGCGCGGCGACCTGAACTTCCGCGTCTTCGAGGCCCTGGGCTCTGGGGCCTGCCTGCTGACCCCCGAGGTCGGCCATGGCCAGGACATGCTTTTCACCCCCGGGCGCGACCTGTTCACCTACCCGCCCGGCGACATGGACGCCCTGCTGGCCACGGCCCGCGCCCTGCTGGCCGACCCCGGGGCCCGCGAGCGCGCCGGGGCCAGCGGCCTGGCGCGCATCGACGCCGCCCACCGCGCCGCCCACCGCGCCCGCGAGTTCTCCGCCTGGCTCACCCGGCACGGCGCCCCGGCCCTGGTGGCCGCGCGCCAGGCCAGCGCCAGCGCGCTGCTGCGCTCGGTGCTGCGCGTGCTCTACCTGCACTTCGCCGAAACCACGCCCGAGCCCGCCCTGCGCGCGGGCTTCCTGGCCATGGCCAGCGGCGCTCCGGCCCCGCCCCGGGGGTGA
- the sppA gene encoding signal peptide peptidase SppA codes for MPERFPLRALALCLPLLAAALLAGCSVSVNAFRDYDTPLREHVLSGSAREKILVLPVRGFIDLEPDQGLAARRPSVVQDAVAMLRKAEADPDVRALLIQVDSPGGTVVASDILYAEIMRLRAARELPAVTLMMTVAASGGYQAALAGDHIVAHASTVTGSIGTVFLRPDVSGLMGKIGVGAEVTRSGRHKDIGSPLRGSTPEERAIFQAMIDDMNGRFLALVAQRRGLDRKALDDVADARVLTATQAQALGLVDAVGTAHDALAQARALAGLPEQARVVVYRRRAMQDDTLYNPPLAAADAAPGLDLGLSHLLGVPRAGFYALWAPEYGAGPR; via the coding sequence ATGCCTGAGCGATTCCCCCTGCGGGCCCTGGCGCTGTGCCTGCCGCTGCTGGCGGCGGCGCTGCTGGCCGGGTGCTCCGTGTCCGTCAACGCCTTTCGTGACTACGACACCCCCCTGCGCGAGCACGTGCTCTCGGGCAGCGCCCGGGAGAAGATCCTGGTGCTGCCCGTGCGCGGTTTCATCGACCTGGAGCCCGACCAGGGCCTGGCGGCGCGCCGGCCCAGCGTGGTCCAGGACGCGGTGGCCATGCTGCGCAAGGCCGAGGCCGACCCCGACGTGCGCGCGCTGCTCATCCAGGTGGACAGCCCCGGCGGCACCGTGGTGGCCAGCGACATCCTCTACGCCGAGATCATGCGCCTGCGCGCGGCCCGCGAGCTGCCCGCCGTGACGCTGATGATGACCGTGGCGGCCAGCGGGGGCTATCAGGCCGCCCTGGCCGGGGACCATATCGTGGCCCACGCCTCCACGGTCACGGGGTCCATCGGCACGGTGTTCCTGCGCCCCGACGTGAGCGGGCTGATGGGCAAGATCGGCGTGGGCGCCGAGGTCACGCGCTCGGGCCGCCACAAGGACATCGGCTCGCCCCTGCGCGGCTCGACCCCCGAGGAGCGGGCCATCTTCCAGGCCATGATCGACGACATGAACGGGCGCTTCCTGGCCCTGGTGGCCCAGCGCCGGGGGCTTGACCGCAAGGCCCTGGACGATGTAGCCGATGCGCGGGTGCTTACCGCCACCCAGGCCCAGGCCCTGGGGCTGGTGGACGCGGTGGGCACGGCCCACGACGCCCTGGCCCAGGCCCGTGCCCTGGCCGGGCTGCCCGAGCAGGCGCGGGTGGTGGTCTACCGCCGCCGCGCCATGCAGGACGACACGCTGTACAATCCGCCCCTGGCGGCGGCAGACGCCGCCCCGGGGCTGGACCTGGGGCTTTCGCATCTGCTGGGCGTGCCGCGCGCGGGCTTCTACGCCCTGTGGGCGCCCGAATACGGGGCCGGACCCCGCTAA